CCCTGTCTGTCATTGCAAAAGTGTCTGAGCACTGTTCCATGCATCCCCAAACAAACATAAGAATATAAGAAACCACCCTCTGTCATTCGAGAAATCACCTGTGTCTCCCAAACAAAAAAAGGGgaaatggtgttcttgcccttATGCAGGagtccaattgtgattttgcccttgttttttcaactttgtgattttgcccttgctATTTTGAATTGAATCATCCGTTTGCCCCTGGTTTGGATGCCGTCAGATGGTCATGgaataaatgaattaaaaaaattcaaaatctgaAAAAACAAAGGCAAAAAGACCAAAGTGCCCCTTATCCTTATATTCAGCCTCCATAAGGAAACTGTGCCTTTCTCACGGGCCGGCTGCATCGACCGGGGCGTCGGGGGCATCCGGCGATGGCGTTGGCAGCGCATCGCATGCGGTGCAAGGCGTGCGAGGGCCGCAGGGCTTGGCATGCGACGCGCGGCGCGGGGGCTTTGGGCGTGCGGCGCTCGGGCGCGGACGTGCGGTGGCCGGCGTACGGTGGCATGCGGCGGCTCTCATCCGGTCCTCGTCCTTCCAAATCTCGAAGGCCGGCAGGCCGCTGCGGGGCGGCATCGCGTTGGGCGGCCGACAGCGGGTGGCTAGTTGCGCTGCGCGCCTGCACTTGGCCGCTGGCCCGCATGCGGCTGGTCAGGGCGTCCGGCATCAGGCTGGACTGCGGGAGGCATGGTCGGGGGGGCTCACGACGCGGCGGGCGCGGCAAGGTGGGCGCTATGGTGGGTACGACGGCCGCGTCAGGGGCGCGGCTGGGCGGGCCCTGCGGCCGTGCGAGCTCGTGGCGCGGCGGGTGCCGCTGGGCGAGCGTCGCGGCATGGCCGGCGGGCGCGCAGGCAcgcagctccctctctcacctctgCCTCTCGCCACCGCTTTGCTTGCTCGCTCTCCTTCTCcgccctcgccgaagccgccACCGTCGCTGCGCTCTTCCTCTCCTctaccctctctccctctctgctcCACCCCACCGGACCGACGCCGGCGCACAGCTGCTCCGCTGGCTCTCTCTCTGCCTTGCTCCCTCCTCTCTCcctttcctctctccctctctctcacacTTTCTCTCTGCCTCTCCCGCGATCGAGCCAACAGGGGGATGAGGACGGACCGAGGCCGTTCGCCCCAGGCCACGTCGCCTTGGCCAATGGACGGGCGACACCTCACCTTACTGGTCCCTCTTGTCATTGGTATAGAGACCCaccccctctctctttctctctctgtagACCCGGTCTTCGTAGACCAAAGGGAGAAAGAGGATAGGTCTATAGATCGGTGCACAGGCACAGTGCCGGTCAGCTCTGACTGGCCACACGCGTCAGACTCTAAAGCCGCAGGGAAAATGCTATGTGCACACAGGGAAAAAAGTCTAATTCTAAAtcagggcaaaatcacaattaggcataaaaACAATGGGCAAAATCACATGGGCATTCAtgtcttttgtacaaagtttaacaccatTAGGGGTGGATGACAGAGCATGGGCAAACTGGTGCTCcgtgaatggcacagtaggggtaaattcacaaagtcaaaaaaataggggcaaaatcaaaATTTCGAtacaagggtacaaacgcaagagcccccCCAAAAAAAGCTAGAAATAGAAAAAAACTATGATTAAGCACGAGGAACAGATATATGATTGTTAATCATTGCAAAAATAGACAGATCAGCAGATACTAATTACTTTCATACACTGCTGTAAAACACAGTAGTTCCAGGAACAAAAATAGAGCAATCTATGACCTGAATTTTATATTGAGCATGGTGATGGCCACCTGCACTAGAAAATAACTTGTGGCATGAAATAATCACCTACCATATGCAATGAAAGGTCTTATCTCAAAATTTTTCATTTTGACAATACTATGTGGCTGCTACATGTAAGGTAGACTACATCTTACCCTCAATGTTGCAGTCTTGCAAGGTGCGAACTGCAGCAGCAAACAACATGGCGAGCAGCTATTGCTGTACAACCCTTCACAATCATGGCACTCAGATCTGTAATATTGGGACAATGGGTTCAGAAAAAGGATGCGAAGCACTGAACCAAATTACATTGGGCATGTTTTCAGGATTTGTGGTCAAATCCACCAGGCCACTGGAACCAATGGACATCAACTTACTACAGAACTACATTAGATGCATCATCCGCTAATTTCTCTAAAGGTTAATCACTAAAGCTTCTAGTACTGAACCACAAAAATAAAATAGCAGATCTGTGGGCTTTTAGATATACACATAACAATACTTAAATTAGCCCTGCACACAATAAGAGAAGAACGAGATTAATTCTAATCGGTACCTTCCGGAGGGTTGTTGCGAGCTTGCCGCAGGAGAAGGGACGGAGGTAGAGGCCGGCTCTTTGTCGATGTAGACAGAGCCGGAGAAGGATGCCGGTTGAGGGAGATAGATTGGAGGAAGTCGttgtcctcgtcgtcgtcctggATCTCTAGTGGCAGGAACTTGTCGTCGTCTTCGTTGCCGTCCTCGTTTCTGGCGAGTTCGATGGTGAAATAATTCCAGCGGGGGCGAGGGCAGGGCGGTGGCGTGCGAGGAAGAGAGCGAGAGGACGAGGGCGAGGGCACGAAGGCAGTTCCGGTTGGCGTGGGGTGACCGGGTGAACCCTTGGCTGGCGCGACGCCcgtgcgagggcggcggcggctaggAGAGACCAGCGAGTTCGGCGTGTGTcacgtgtggggggggggggggggggggcgtgcaaAATGACCATAATGTCCTTTAAAGAATAAATCAATAAAAATAGCTATTTTAGGTAGACATAAGAAAGCGTCAGCAAGCGTTATGAAGCATTTCCAACAGGGCTCTTATCTCAATATGTAAGCTGTCTAACTAGACAATGCACTATCACATACAACTAGGCGATGCTTCTCTGTACAAGCTGCCTGCCTATATATGTGCTGTTGTTCCATCTCCCATCACACAAACACTTCAACACTCTCAAAAGCAACCAGCTACATTTCACAAGTACACTCTCTTTCTTGCAGCTACTCACAACTCTATTTGTTAACCATGGCGTCCCAGGCCATCGAAAGCCACCGTGCCGGTGCAGTGGTCGTCACTGGAGATGCTGCATGCAGGAAGAAGTCCGTTGAGCTGCTGGAGGAGCTCGGCCTCCCCAAGGGCCTGCTTCCTATGGAGGACATCCAGGAGTTCGGGTACAATCGTGACACGGGGTTCATGTGGCTGGTTCaggggaagaagaaggtggagcacACCTTCAAGAAGATCAAGCAGACGGTGTCGTACGCCGTTGAGGTGACGGCGTTCGCCGAGAAAGGCAAGCTGAGGAAGATCACCAGTGTGAAGACCAAGGAGCTGATGCTCTGGCTCAGCGTCGTCGAGGTTTATGTCCCGGAGGACTCGCCGGAGAAGGTCGCCTTCAAGACTGGCACCGGCCTCGCAGACAGCTTCGATGCTGCTGCCTTTGCTCTTGGGGAATAAGGGGTCACCAGATGAGACAGAAAATGATGGGCATGTTAAAACCTCAGTATGCTTAGTGCTAAAAAAACATACTGCATGAGCTCTGTGTTTTTAAATCTAAAATCTGTATTATTGCTTGTTTGACTCATATTTTGTAATCCCTCTTCCTTTTCAGATATGAATAAATGATGTGTTATTtttaataatttatataaaaCCAAAAAGGGTTGTTTTGGCTCCGGTCATTCATTTGATTTGCATGACAATTTGAATGACCAGCCTCACGTTGTTGAGGATGACAAACATCAATCCGTGAGTCGCTCTGTGTCACTGTTGAAAGCAAACTCTGCACAGGGTCCCAATTTCTCTGGTAGAAGTATGCAGAGCTTGGGACAAGTACGCGAGGCGCTTGATGTATTGAGCACCATGATTAAAGACGTGGATGTACTGGTTTTCTTCATGATTTACGGCCGGCCTTATAGCAAGCATCTCCTGCTGGCTAATTGCTTGTTTGGCCGTCAGGTGGAAACAGAATATGCCCTCAATTTCCTGTTGCACACACATTCTCATGGTGCTGGAGAACTGGAGGTCCTGCCTATTGGTCCTGGCAGAGTCGGTAGCACCCTTGACGCTCATATCTGCAAAGATGAAAGTCCACACCAAAAGCGGAATCTGCTTGTCGCAGTCATGAGATGGAACAAATTGTCAGCTTGTAGTTCCGAGCAGAGCCTTATGCTTCACCGGTGACTGAACCCCACTGAGCTTAAACCTGATGTCATGTCACGAGGAGAGTGTGTAAAGCTCTATACCACAGATTGTGACGTTTGTCTGAAAGTCCAACTAACTGAACATTACTCTGAAACTCTGAATCAAACTTGACTCTTAAACTCTGAAACAGACTCTGAAACTAGACTCTGAAACGACAGGCTCTGAAACTAGACTCTGAAAGCTAACTGGACTTAACTGAATGAAGCGAATGCCCAACGGTGAGCAGTGAGCCAGTGAGCACCTGGAAGATGCAACAGGCTCTATGCTAACAGCTCTACCACAGATTGTAACGTTTTTCTACGTGTTGGTGAAGCTCTGCTCTGCCATGCAGCCCCTTGGGTGCAGATTATGGAAAAGCACTGCCATTCCATTCAGAATCAGTATCACCGGTTCTGAGAATTCAGATCTTGTTCTTGCTGTGAAAGCAGACGAAAAAGTTTGACAGCCCAGATATTTATATTTCCATATACGACAATTTTGCAATGCTCATCATAATCGGCCGTATCCGGCACAAATTGTTACAGAGATGGAAAGTCTGAAACCTGCACTGTGATCAGTGAACGTTCTGTCATTCCACAACACATGGTCAGGCAGTTGTGGTGTGCTGTGTGGGACTTCCGTCAGTCAGATGCTGCTGGCATTTCTCTGACACGGTAAGACTTGGTCAGTTTTTTCGatgtttcattaagaagaagcTAGAAGGTTTATACGCCCAACATCACATCACGGCGAGGTGCCATGAGCGATGGGGTTGAACACGAACATAAGGCACCGCTGGGCAGTGGAACACTCGCTGTTGTAACTAACTAAGAAACTAAAAGTGCGACCTAAGAGCTTGCGACGTTGAGGGAATCTGTGCTCAAGATGCCTGCGTCGCCGCCTGCCTCCGGCGAGCACCACGCATGGGGAAGAGTTCCCGCATTGCGGCGCGCTTGGATGAAGACAGCGGCGGCTCCTGGAACGTCTCGTGGAAACGAGTGGCGATGGAGGCGTCGTGTGTCAGATGTTGAACAAGTTATAATTTATTTCCTTCATCCCTGGACTTGGTCCGTGACTTTGTGCGTCAGATATGGCTACCTCTGAATTCAAGTTCTTGGATTCCAGGTACAAGCTTTCTTCAGGATGTCTATATAAACTGCAGTACTGCATCCCAGATGTCATATTCATCCACAAACTTGTTTATTTGGACACAAACTCCGACCCAATGGCATCCCAAGTACAAAGCCACAGGGCAGGAGCATAGGTTGTCCATGGAGATGCCATCTGTAGGAAAAAGTCCATGGAGCTTCTGGAGGAGCTCGGCCTCCCCAAGGGCCTCCTTCCAACGGAGGACATCCAGGACTTCGGGTACAACAGTGACACTGGCTTCATGTGGCTGGTGCAGGGGAAGAAGAAAGTCGAGCACAACTTCAAGAAGATCAAGCAGACTGTATCCTATGCCAATGAAGTCATGGCGTTCGCAGAGAAAGGCAAGCTGAGAAAGATCACTGGCGTGAAGACCAAGGAGCTAATGCTCTGGCTCAGCGTCGTCGAGGTCTATACTCCTGAGACCTCGTCGGAGAAGGTCACCTTCAAGACTGGCACTAGCCTCTCTGATACCTTTGATGCTGCCTTTGCGCTTGGAGAGGGATGACTAGTCAATGAAATGGTTGGGTACAAAAGATGTCAAGTGCATAATCTATCTTTTGCATTGTAAACTTCCATGCATCTATCATGTATCTTGTGACGACTTTGTACTTTGGAGTATGTGTTTGTTTTTGTGGCAACTGCAAATGTTCTCTATAGTTTCTTGATTCCGAGATATATTTTTTAATGTGACCTACAGAAAAgcattaaaaataaaaaattcagagGCAGTCCTCGTAGCTCATTTTTTTACTACATTTTAGTTTGACATTTACAAATATAATGGATATATATGGTTAGGAATTACAGAAATGCAACTCTACTGTACCTTGGTTTGGAGAAGAAGATTTTTCATTACCTATGTTCGAAAATAATAAATTGTCAAACAAAATGACAAAATCCTTTGAATTTGTGTCGGAGTGaatcaagcttttgttagaaaaATGGACGGCAATTCGTTTTTCACCCACGTGCTTGATGAAAACTGATACACTCGCTTATTACTATCCTTGATCAGGCAGATCTGATGGTATGATTCTAGGCATTAATCTGCTTACTCTTGTCATAAGCAAAATAAAGGAAGGAGAATTCTTCATTACATTTAAAATAAGAAATAAAGCTGATGGCTTTCAGTGGCTCCTTGTATCTGAATATGGTGCAGCATAAGAAGCAAATAAGGAGGCTTGCCTTCTTGATAGACTTGGCCCATTTATGCACTAAAGAAAATTTACCTATTCTAATAGTTGGTGACTCTAACATCATAATGGGGCTGCAtgagaaaaaaaaactcaaattATAATGACATACGGGCTTTCCTATGCAATCtaggcttaccccatatttgacttgttcggcttcttttttcagttggaacagtgtttttctctcataacaattcaaccagaacagtattttcagccagtttcagccaaaattctagcGGCCAAACGGGGCCTGTCAGACAGAACGACTTATCTCTCCAGTCACTGATCTGAGCCATCCGATTCCTATTCAACCGTGACCAAAGAAGACTCTGGAAACACACGCTCTTTTCCCTGTAACCAG
Above is a genomic segment from Miscanthus floridulus cultivar M001 chromosome 3, ASM1932011v1, whole genome shotgun sequence containing:
- the LOC136544978 gene encoding uncharacterized protein codes for the protein MASQAIESHRAGAVVVTGDAACRKKSVELLEELGLPKGLLPMEDIQEFGYNRDTGFMWLVQGKKKVEHTFKKIKQTVSYAVEVTAFAEKGKLRKITSVKTKELMLWLSVVEVYVPEDSPEKVAFKTGTGLADSFDAAAFALGE
- the LOC136543148 gene encoding uncharacterized protein At5g01610-like; translation: MELLEELGLPKGLLPTEDIQDFGYNSDTGFMWLVQGKKKVEHNFKKIKQTVSYANEVMAFAEKGKLRKITGVKTKELMLWLSVVEVYTPETSSEKVTFKTGTSLSDTFDAAFALGEG